One Myxococcota bacterium DNA segment encodes these proteins:
- a CDS encoding proline dehydrogenase family protein → MMQTQIEALGVQLFEDMKGEKPGIFNSDYWQGKLMDWVMKDPSFKVDLFRFVDVLPQLETPDQIASHIREYLLKEGRSLPAVIHVALKAATSGLTSGIAAKTIRKNISDMAERFIMGFDAQSALSELHSLHKSGIGFTVDLLGEYTLSEVEADKYQERYLDLIKNLVLETAKWKTDEVIDSAPRVNVSIKVSALDPQLKAADPKGAVERLMKRVLPLCVAAKKSGVYLNLDLEQWEIHGITYDLFEALALHPELKEYPHLGVVVQAYLKEAHHDLTRLLSLAKTRGAPIGVRLVKGAYWDYEVVNARQKGFECPVFTQKAETDLNFEKLSRFLLDHIEHFNPAFGSHNLRSIAQAIVHAEKKKIAPTAYEIQMLYGMAEPERKVLRSRGHRVRVYAPIGELLPGMAYLVRRLLENTSNSGFLKLSHQDDADPRELLKEPKAAHKQTKSVEDDFVNCAWLDFTKASNRDAFQKSLDDWDVQFPVSVPVVINGEKQAGESVFERVSPNDGQKVVAKVSLASIEQAESAIQVADEAYAAWRDRDMSERVQLLERLADALERDRFLLAGLMCHEQAKPWAEADADLGEAVDFCRYYAARALDELAPKKQGNLWGESNILTYEGRGPTLVIAPWNFPLAILCGMVSAALVSGNTVIMKPAENASLIAKLLFDRILEAGFPKEVCQFLPGKGSVVGNYLVEHPKIAQIAFTGSKEVGLKIIEKAAKVHQDQPQVKRVVCEMGGKNAIIIDDDADLDEAALGVVHSAFGYAGQKCSAASRILVHENVYDVFVGRLVEACRSVTVSAATSPGCLLPPVIDAAAQKRLLKEIKEAQKEHRLLFLGETPEQGFFVPPALVAVKSAQDRLMQAELFGPVIAVLKVKSFEDALLVANSSEFALTGAVYSRSPAHLELARKTFRVGNLYLNRGSTGAMVHRQPFGGFKMSGIGTKAGGPGYLLNFVEPRVVTENTLRRGFTPDLD, encoded by the coding sequence ATGATGCAAACACAAATTGAAGCGCTTGGCGTTCAGCTTTTCGAAGATATGAAAGGCGAAAAGCCTGGCATTTTTAATAGCGATTATTGGCAGGGTAAGCTCATGGACTGGGTAATGAAAGACCCCAGTTTTAAGGTCGACTTGTTTCGCTTTGTGGATGTTTTGCCTCAGCTTGAAACGCCTGACCAAATTGCATCTCACATTCGTGAATACTTGCTTAAAGAAGGTCGCTCTTTGCCGGCCGTCATTCATGTGGCGCTGAAGGCTGCGACCAGTGGCTTAACTTCGGGCATTGCTGCTAAAACGATTCGAAAAAATATCAGTGATATGGCCGAGCGCTTCATTATGGGATTTGACGCCCAAAGTGCTTTGTCTGAGCTTCACAGCCTGCATAAGTCCGGTATTGGTTTTACCGTTGATTTGCTGGGCGAGTATACTTTAAGCGAAGTTGAGGCTGACAAGTACCAAGAACGGTATTTGGATTTGATTAAAAACCTCGTTTTAGAAACGGCCAAGTGGAAAACGGATGAGGTGATTGACTCGGCACCACGTGTCAACGTTTCAATTAAAGTGAGTGCGCTTGATCCTCAGCTGAAGGCTGCAGACCCTAAGGGTGCAGTTGAGCGCTTAATGAAACGCGTGCTCCCTTTGTGTGTGGCTGCGAAGAAAAGCGGCGTTTACTTGAATTTGGATCTGGAGCAGTGGGAAATCCACGGCATTACTTACGATTTGTTTGAAGCTTTGGCTTTGCATCCGGAGCTTAAAGAATATCCACACTTAGGGGTGGTTGTTCAGGCGTACTTGAAAGAGGCACATCACGATTTGACCCGGCTTTTGAGTTTGGCCAAAACTCGCGGCGCGCCGATTGGTGTGCGCTTGGTCAAAGGTGCCTATTGGGATTACGAAGTAGTTAACGCTCGGCAAAAGGGGTTTGAATGCCCGGTGTTTACACAAAAAGCCGAGACGGATTTAAATTTTGAAAAGCTGAGTCGGTTTTTATTAGACCACATTGAGCATTTTAACCCGGCCTTCGGTAGCCACAATTTGCGGTCTATTGCGCAAGCGATTGTGCATGCGGAAAAAAAGAAGATTGCACCGACAGCTTACGAAATTCAGATGCTTTATGGCATGGCTGAGCCAGAGCGAAAGGTCTTAAGAAGTCGCGGGCATCGGGTGAGGGTTTATGCGCCGATTGGCGAATTGCTGCCAGGGATGGCCTATTTGGTGCGTCGCTTACTCGAAAATACTTCGAACTCAGGATTTTTGAAGCTGAGTCATCAAGATGATGCGGACCCGAGAGAGCTGCTTAAAGAGCCTAAGGCTGCACACAAGCAAACGAAGTCTGTTGAAGATGATTTCGTTAACTGTGCCTGGCTGGATTTTACCAAAGCTTCGAATAGAGACGCGTTTCAAAAATCGCTTGATGATTGGGATGTGCAGTTTCCTGTTTCTGTTCCCGTGGTGATTAACGGTGAGAAACAAGCCGGCGAGTCGGTTTTTGAACGGGTGAGTCCGAACGATGGTCAAAAGGTGGTCGCGAAAGTATCGTTGGCGAGCATTGAGCAAGCCGAAAGTGCGATTCAGGTAGCGGATGAAGCTTATGCTGCCTGGCGCGATAGGGACATGAGTGAGCGCGTGCAATTGCTTGAGCGTTTAGCCGATGCGCTTGAGCGGGACAGGTTTTTGCTGGCTGGCCTTATGTGTCATGAGCAAGCTAAACCTTGGGCAGAAGCGGATGCGGACTTGGGAGAAGCCGTCGACTTTTGCCGCTATTATGCAGCTAGAGCATTGGACGAGTTGGCACCAAAAAAACAAGGCAACTTGTGGGGCGAGTCGAATATTTTAACCTACGAAGGTCGCGGCCCAACATTAGTGATTGCACCGTGGAATTTTCCATTGGCCATCTTGTGCGGCATGGTTTCTGCGGCGTTGGTTTCCGGCAACACGGTAATCATGAAGCCGGCCGAAAATGCATCGTTGATTGCTAAACTGCTATTTGACAGGATTTTAGAAGCTGGCTTCCCTAAAGAGGTTTGTCAGTTTTTGCCGGGCAAAGGTTCTGTGGTTGGTAATTACTTAGTCGAGCATCCGAAAATTGCTCAGATTGCGTTTACTGGCAGCAAAGAAGTGGGCCTTAAGATTATTGAGAAGGCAGCTAAAGTGCACCAGGATCAGCCTCAGGTTAAGCGGGTTGTTTGTGAGATGGGCGGTAAAAACGCCATTATTATTGATGACGATGCCGATCTCGATGAAGCGGCGCTTGGGGTGGTGCATAGCGCGTTTGGCTACGCCGGACAAAAATGTTCTGCAGCTTCACGCATTTTGGTTCATGAGAATGTCTACGATGTTTTTGTCGGCAGATTGGTGGAGGCTTGTCGAAGCGTTACCGTTTCGGCGGCAACTTCGCCGGGATGTCTACTGCCGCCAGTGATTGACGCTGCTGCGCAAAAGAGGCTTTTGAAAGAAATTAAAGAAGCGCAAAAAGAGCATCGCTTGTTGTTTTTGGGCGAAACACCTGAACAGGGTTTTTTCGTGCCGCCTGCGTTGGTTGCCGTGAAAAGTGCGCAAGATCGCTTAATGCAGGCTGAGCTGTTTGGTCCAGTGATTGCTGTTTTAAAGGTTAAGAGCTTTGAGGATGCTTTGTTGGTGGCGAACTCGAGTGAGTTTGCTTTGACCGGTGCGGTGTATTCTCGAAGTCCGGCGCATCTCGAGCTGGCACGCAAGACATTTAGGGTGGGTAATCTTTATCTCAATCGCGGCAGTACAGGGGCCATGGTTCACCGACAGCCATTTGGTGGATTTAAAATGAGTGGTATTGGGACTAAGGCCGGCGGGCCAGGATATTTGCTTAATTTTGTGGAGCCTCGGGTTGTAACAGAGAATACGTTGCGCCGTGGTTTTACGCCGGATCTTGATTGA
- a CDS encoding glycosyltransferase, with the protein MSLISIIIPNHNYGRFVGAAVESALAQSYRDIEVVVVDNGSTDNSVEILRQYQSRIKLITQENRGQAEARNRGIIEASGKYFAFLDADDVWLPHKLESQIKLMNSPEIGLVYSGCMKVDQDLNPEQAMYPKYTGRVLKQFASGIGAVVIAGESTSLIRRECIERCGLLDPNLSTSSGWDLYRRIATRYAFAAVFEPLVLYRQHGDNWSLRTKVFETDWLYCLKKMFDDENAAAVHHLEAACFKNAYRALTITSWRAGRKSDATKFLGRYLWQTARKSISL; encoded by the coding sequence ATGTCGCTAATTTCAATAATTATACCTAACCATAACTACGGTCGATTCGTGGGTGCCGCGGTAGAAAGTGCTTTAGCGCAGAGCTATCGAGACATTGAAGTGGTGGTTGTAGATAATGGCTCTACCGATAATTCTGTCGAAATCCTGCGGCAATATCAAAGTCGAATAAAACTCATTACACAGGAAAACCGCGGCCAGGCGGAAGCACGCAATCGTGGAATCATTGAGGCGAGTGGCAAATATTTCGCCTTTTTAGATGCTGATGACGTTTGGCTGCCGCATAAACTTGAGTCGCAAATTAAGTTGATGAACTCTCCAGAGATCGGGCTTGTTTACTCTGGCTGTATGAAGGTTGATCAGGATTTAAATCCGGAACAGGCCATGTATCCCAAATACACGGGCAGGGTTCTAAAACAATTTGCCAGTGGCATAGGTGCAGTTGTAATAGCGGGTGAAAGCACAAGTTTAATACGGCGGGAGTGTATTGAACGTTGTGGCCTTCTAGATCCTAATCTGTCCACATCATCCGGGTGGGATTTGTACCGACGGATTGCTACTCGATACGCTTTTGCGGCGGTCTTTGAGCCCTTGGTCCTATATCGGCAGCATGGCGACAATTGGTCGCTGCGCACCAAGGTTTTCGAAACGGACTGGTTATATTGCTTGAAAAAGATGTTTGATGATGAAAATGCGGCAGCGGTTCACCATTTGGAAGCGGCGTGCTTTAAAAATGCCTATCGAGCGCTTACGATTACCAGCTGGCGTGCAGGCCGAAAATCAGATGCAACAAAGTTTCTGGGGCGATATTTATGGCAGACGGCCAGAAAAAGCATATCACTTTAA
- a CDS encoding lysylphosphatidylglycerol synthase transmembrane domain-containing protein — protein MKRYHVEIAGFVGICIVFLLIYRTGFDVVFRAVAEAVVYMPIILACEFLFWVFGVLSQRSLYGEDGKKIPWRVVIRAGCSAYAFMGLLPMGRLVAESSRAVIFAPYVGRSRAASVAVQVQIVALFVTSAVGTLCALAFAWVLGAGIVTLLAFLNALLVLTVGVLALLAAKHFRLGKRLARFLPRIQVFGEQFDAYLLNCRILMPKALMYEGFCRTSQVVQNGFLVLAVGGSLGILPAFCSEGLHLIGATLGDFVPGQLGVTELVFKEASAALALNTEQALSIALLAHASQLFWILVALGALHSPVLRATHSQNLST, from the coding sequence TTGAAGAGATACCACGTAGAGATTGCCGGATTCGTTGGCATTTGCATTGTTTTCCTGTTGATCTATCGGACAGGTTTCGATGTTGTTTTTCGAGCGGTTGCTGAGGCAGTCGTGTATATGCCGATTATATTGGCGTGTGAGTTTCTGTTCTGGGTTTTTGGAGTTTTGTCTCAAAGATCTTTGTATGGGGAAGATGGCAAAAAAATACCCTGGCGCGTGGTGATTAGAGCTGGGTGCTCTGCATATGCGTTTATGGGCTTGCTCCCAATGGGCAGGTTGGTGGCTGAGTCCTCGCGGGCGGTGATTTTTGCTCCCTATGTCGGTCGTTCCCGAGCCGCATCAGTTGCGGTTCAAGTTCAAATTGTGGCGCTTTTTGTGACAAGTGCAGTGGGCACTCTGTGTGCGTTGGCATTTGCTTGGGTGCTAGGGGCCGGGATCGTTACTTTGCTGGCTTTTTTGAATGCATTGTTGGTGTTGACGGTGGGTGTCTTAGCGTTGCTGGCAGCGAAGCATTTTCGATTGGGCAAAAGATTGGCTCGATTTTTGCCTCGGATTCAGGTTTTTGGCGAACAGTTTGACGCTTATTTGCTGAACTGTCGGATTTTGATGCCGAAGGCGCTGATGTATGAAGGCTTTTGTCGGACCAGTCAGGTGGTCCAAAATGGATTTTTAGTTTTGGCGGTTGGTGGAAGCTTAGGAATTTTGCCTGCTTTTTGTTCCGAAGGATTGCACTTGATTGGCGCCACTTTGGGGGATTTTGTGCCAGGGCAGCTTGGGGTGACGGAGCTTGTGTTCAAAGAAGCCAGCGCTGCGCTGGCGTTAAATACCGAACAGGCGCTGTCGATTGCACTTTTGGCACATGCTTCTCAGTTGTTTTGGATTCTCGTTGCTTTAGGTGCACTTCATTCGCCGGTGCTTCGGGCGACCCACTCACAAAATTTATCGACATAG
- a CDS encoding sugar phosphate nucleotidyltransferase has product MSQEKKSSQISQAVIMAAGRGQRMAPLTDYLPKPMAPLWGSTLIAHGIKNLSQCISQIHITVGYRKAALASHVIESGAASVFCTEGHGNAWWLYHTLLKHLDQPIYVLTCDNISRLDFDLLEQAYFEMHAPACMLVPVKPVAGLEGDYIFHHNGVVLRLSRQEPADIYCSGIQILNPAQLNRLTNVCEDFSEVWAQLIAQRQLTVSKVYPKQWISIDTSAQLESLSSNVANFNNYT; this is encoded by the coding sequence ATGTCCCAAGAGAAGAAGTCTAGTCAGATTAGCCAGGCAGTGATTATGGCCGCAGGCAGAGGGCAGCGCATGGCACCGCTCACTGACTATCTGCCAAAGCCCATGGCGCCACTTTGGGGTTCAACGCTTATTGCGCACGGCATTAAGAATCTGTCTCAGTGCATTTCGCAGATCCATATTACTGTCGGTTATCGCAAAGCGGCTTTGGCCAGTCACGTGATTGAAAGTGGTGCAGCGTCTGTGTTTTGCACTGAAGGTCATGGCAATGCTTGGTGGCTTTACCATACTTTGTTGAAGCATTTAGACCAGCCTATTTATGTTTTGACTTGCGATAATATCAGCCGACTAGATTTCGATCTCCTGGAACAGGCTTATTTCGAGATGCATGCACCTGCTTGTATGCTGGTACCCGTGAAGCCAGTGGCTGGTTTAGAGGGCGATTACATTTTTCACCACAATGGCGTTGTTTTGCGCCTATCTCGGCAAGAGCCAGCCGATATCTATTGTTCCGGCATTCAGATTTTAAATCCGGCGCAGCTGAACCGGTTGACGAATGTCTGTGAAGATTTTTCCGAGGTTTGGGCGCAGCTCATCGCTCAAAGGCAGCTGACGGTTTCCAAAGTCTACCCCAAGCAGTGGATATCCATCGATACTTCTGCCCAGCTTGAGAGTCTAAGTAGCAATGTCGCTAATTTCAATAATTATACCTAA
- a CDS encoding ABC transporter ATP-binding protein codes for MFKQSIIDLFTPLERRHMAALFAFATLMGFLEIAGVASMMPLADLLIHPQNQSARPVFICLGLMIVINLLGMLFNWYSYRVINQHAFTLSCRLLAYYLQKPFIAFLADDGPAIGNRLLVTVKQYSMVFLTASVNVFSRLIVAAAVIAFLIYLSPPMGFSLMAFMAVSYVLVSKIIGRLSLKSGQQRTSSENLKFKLIEDLVLGFKEIKIGQGEKVVMRQFEKESRLEFAAVANGYFLATIPRNVLEMVGFLAVFTSFLVIHYFSKNPADSIAILAAYGMAGLRLLPISNQVFQGIAQMRGAKPYFDSFANEVSLYPADYTKMFGEQLEMSSPASTSVRLENVSFRYPARFEHAVSNVSMDIKKNSVVGLAGATGAGKSTIAEIACGLLPPSEGIVTVDGQELTILPGSSWLSQVGYVPQQVHIFADTVLQNISCFGKGAPDLERVMEAAKTVGLHDFVMGELPQGYNTILGRGRTLLSGGQKQRLGFARAIYREPRFLLLDEPTSALDGILEHQILASIKHMSQSSPILLIGHRAASLRICDQIYFMESGLIKSNGTFEELYALEPRFKIMMDLQSNNS; via the coding sequence GTGTTCAAACAAAGCATCATCGATTTGTTTACGCCACTTGAGCGAAGGCACATGGCTGCGCTGTTCGCGTTTGCTACCTTGATGGGATTTCTTGAAATTGCAGGCGTTGCTTCGATGATGCCTTTGGCGGATTTGTTGATTCATCCACAGAATCAATCGGCACGGCCAGTTTTTATTTGTTTGGGTTTGATGATTGTGATCAATTTGTTGGGGATGCTGTTTAATTGGTATTCCTATCGGGTCATTAATCAGCATGCCTTTACGCTGTCTTGCAGATTGCTCGCATACTATTTGCAAAAGCCTTTTATCGCGTTTTTGGCAGACGATGGGCCGGCAATTGGCAATCGATTGTTGGTAACGGTGAAACAGTATTCGATGGTTTTTTTGACCGCGAGCGTCAATGTTTTTTCGCGTTTGATTGTTGCTGCGGCGGTGATTGCTTTTTTAATCTATTTAAGCCCACCGATGGGCTTTTCGTTGATGGCTTTTATGGCCGTAAGCTATGTGTTGGTTTCAAAGATTATTGGGCGCCTTTCGCTCAAGTCAGGACAGCAGAGGACTTCCAGTGAGAATCTCAAATTCAAGTTGATTGAAGATTTGGTTTTGGGCTTTAAAGAAATTAAGATTGGCCAAGGTGAGAAAGTGGTCATGCGGCAATTTGAGAAAGAGTCGAGACTCGAATTTGCGGCTGTTGCCAATGGTTACTTTTTAGCAACCATCCCTCGTAATGTTTTGGAGATGGTGGGTTTTTTGGCTGTATTTACCAGTTTTTTGGTCATTCATTATTTTTCGAAAAATCCTGCTGACTCGATTGCAATATTGGCAGCGTACGGAATGGCGGGCCTTAGGTTATTGCCGATTAGTAATCAGGTATTTCAGGGTATTGCACAGATGCGTGGCGCGAAGCCATATTTTGATTCGTTCGCCAACGAGGTGAGTCTCTATCCTGCAGACTACACGAAGATGTTTGGGGAGCAGCTTGAGATGAGTTCGCCTGCGAGCACAAGTGTTCGTCTGGAAAATGTCTCGTTTCGCTACCCTGCTCGATTTGAGCATGCGGTTTCAAATGTGAGCATGGATATTAAGAAGAACTCCGTTGTGGGTTTAGCCGGCGCGACCGGTGCTGGCAAAAGTACCATCGCCGAAATTGCCTGCGGTCTTTTGCCACCGAGTGAAGGAATTGTTACCGTGGATGGGCAGGAACTGACGATATTGCCCGGATCTTCGTGGTTAAGTCAGGTGGGTTATGTGCCTCAGCAAGTGCACATTTTTGCAGACACGGTTTTGCAGAATATCTCTTGTTTTGGCAAAGGCGCGCCTGATTTGGAGCGGGTGATGGAGGCGGCAAAAACGGTGGGTTTACATGATTTTGTTATGGGTGAATTGCCGCAAGGGTATAACACGATTTTAGGCCGGGGCAGAACGTTGTTAAGCGGCGGTCAAAAACAGCGCCTTGGTTTTGCTCGCGCCATCTATCGGGAGCCACGTTTTTTACTGCTGGATGAGCCTACCAGCGCTTTGGATGGCATCTTGGAACATCAAATTTTGGCATCTATTAAGCATATGTCGCAAAGTAGTCCCATCTTGTTGATTGGGCATAGAGCGGCATCGCTTCGGATTTGCGACCAAATATATTTTATGGAGTCAGGGCTGATTAAATCCAATGGAACTTTTGAGGAGCTGTATGCGCTAGAGCCGAGGTTTAAGATAATGATGGATCTGCAATCGAACAATTCATGA
- a CDS encoding FkbM family methyltransferase codes for MLENYLVRQVQGRESSHWITKLAPNHYQYAKPAARIALRNGILFDLDISNLLDWCVYFGIKEPARDKLYGLVGPGDCVVDVGVNIGETVTYMAQLVGNSGKIYGFEPDPVNFKIAADAVQRNKMNQVHLEELALSDDEGCYNLYRIDSRNPGANRILPEGNRADAVPVKSILLDLFVKQRQINRIDLIKIDVEGFEYHVLQGARETIARFRPKIFMELNNDMLGKHGHSAQKVVKLMSGWSYQMTRADTGEPVDASYNFAGCHFDLVCI; via the coding sequence ATGTTGGAGAACTACTTAGTTCGCCAGGTGCAAGGACGGGAAAGCAGTCATTGGATAACTAAGCTAGCGCCGAATCACTATCAGTATGCCAAGCCGGCAGCTAGAATAGCCTTAAGAAATGGCATCTTGTTCGATCTGGACATTTCCAATCTTTTGGATTGGTGTGTCTATTTTGGTATTAAAGAGCCGGCCAGAGATAAGTTATATGGTTTGGTCGGTCCTGGTGACTGTGTTGTCGATGTTGGTGTCAACATTGGTGAAACAGTAACCTATATGGCGCAATTGGTGGGCAACAGTGGCAAAATATACGGATTTGAGCCAGATCCGGTTAATTTTAAAATCGCAGCTGATGCTGTTCAGCGCAATAAAATGAACCAAGTACATCTTGAAGAGCTGGCACTTTCGGATGATGAGGGTTGTTACAATTTGTACCGAATTGACAGCCGTAACCCCGGCGCTAACCGAATACTGCCGGAGGGTAATCGAGCTGATGCTGTTCCGGTCAAATCAATTCTATTGGATTTGTTTGTTAAGCAGCGGCAAATAAATCGCATCGATCTTATTAAAATTGATGTTGAGGGCTTTGAGTATCACGTGCTGCAAGGCGCTCGTGAAACCATCGCGCGCTTTAGGCCGAAGATTTTTATGGAGTTAAACAACGACATGCTGGGCAAGCATGGGCATTCGGCGCAGAAAGTCGTGAAATTAATGAGCGGGTGGTCCTACCAAATGACCCGAGCCGACACCGGAGAGCCGGTGGATGCGTCGTATAATTTCGCGGGTTGCCATTTTGACCTAGTTTGTATTTAG
- a CDS encoding SDR family NAD(P)-dependent oxidoreductase, with amino-acid sequence MKRILITGGSGFLGKRLALDLRENYEVVLASRNNKQNLNAEAITGCKTLPMDVARIESVRDAFLEAKPDIVIHAAATKFVDLSEKQPMECIDVNVIGSQNVARVAIERGIEAVIGISTDKAAPPIYNTYGLSKAMMERMFCALDGDTQFMCVRYGNVVWSTGSVFPIWKSMHADTGVLRSTGPEMTRFFFSVEDAVQLIKTALAERSSLHGKILSQDMKSARISDILDVWVAEKGGRWDRMSGRPGDRPYECLIGQAELAYTGEALFGSRKHYVISPNDARSHAILDVVSSDNTQRLSRGEISQLINDVPREEV; translated from the coding sequence ATGAAACGCATTTTGATTACCGGTGGTAGTGGGTTTTTAGGTAAGCGTCTGGCCTTGGATTTGCGCGAGAACTACGAGGTGGTTTTAGCCAGCCGTAATAATAAGCAAAATCTAAACGCAGAAGCGATAACGGGTTGTAAAACATTGCCCATGGATGTGGCACGCATCGAATCCGTTCGAGATGCTTTTTTGGAGGCGAAGCCGGACATTGTCATTCATGCGGCAGCGACAAAATTCGTCGATCTTTCAGAGAAACAGCCGATGGAGTGTATTGATGTCAACGTGATTGGTTCACAAAATGTCGCACGTGTTGCCATTGAACGCGGCATTGAAGCGGTCATTGGCATTTCAACCGACAAAGCAGCACCGCCCATCTATAATACCTATGGCTTGTCTAAGGCCATGATGGAGCGAATGTTTTGTGCGCTTGACGGTGATACGCAGTTCATGTGCGTGCGTTACGGCAACGTTGTTTGGTCAACGGGTTCAGTGTTTCCGATCTGGAAATCGATGCATGCTGACACTGGTGTCCTGCGGTCCACTGGCCCTGAAATGACGCGTTTTTTCTTCTCGGTAGAAGACGCGGTTCAGCTGATTAAGACCGCGCTCGCTGAACGCTCAAGTCTGCACGGCAAAATCTTGTCGCAAGATATGAAGTCAGCGCGCATCAGCGATATCTTGGATGTCTGGGTGGCAGAAAAAGGCGGCCGCTGGGATCGAATGTCTGGCCGTCCAGGTGATAGGCCTTATGAATGCTTAATTGGGCAAGCTGAGTTGGCTTATACGGGCGAGGCACTTTTTGGCTCGCGCAAGCATTATGTGATCTCCCCGAATGATGCCCGCAGCCACGCAATTTTAGATGTCGTATCGTCCGACAACACTCAGCGGCTGAGCCGGGGAGAAATAAGTCAGCTTATTAACGATGTCCCAAGAGAAGAAGTCTAG
- a CDS encoding NADPH-dependent FMN reductase, whose protein sequence is MFKIAIIVGSLRKDSINLKLAKALIKLGQNKFEAQVLPIHELPLFNQDLEADFPAAATQLKQAIQSADGVLIFTPEYNRSIPGPLKNAIDWASRPYGANAFAQKPVGVIGASGGGIATACAQHSLRPVLNYLDTILMGQPEAYIQFTKDFIDDSGNISNESSLKFLTNYVDKFCEWVARSTGE, encoded by the coding sequence ATGTTCAAAATAGCCATCATCGTCGGTAGCCTGCGTAAAGACTCAATCAATCTAAAACTGGCCAAAGCCCTCATTAAGCTCGGACAAAACAAGTTCGAAGCGCAGGTGCTGCCGATTCATGAATTGCCGCTGTTTAATCAAGATTTGGAAGCTGACTTTCCAGCTGCGGCCACTCAGCTTAAACAAGCAATCCAAAGCGCTGATGGTGTCTTGATCTTCACACCGGAGTACAACCGCTCGATTCCGGGCCCGCTGAAAAATGCCATTGACTGGGCATCTCGCCCCTACGGAGCCAACGCTTTCGCCCAAAAGCCAGTTGGCGTCATCGGCGCCTCCGGTGGCGGCATCGCTACCGCTTGCGCTCAACACAGTTTAAGGCCAGTTCTAAATTACCTGGACACCATTTTAATGGGACAGCCTGAAGCCTATATCCAGTTCACCAAAGACTTCATCGATGACTCAGGAAACATCTCCAACGAGAGCTCGCTCAAGTTTCTAACAAACTATGTCGATAAATTTTGTGAGTGGGTCGCCCGAAGCACCGGCGAATGA